From the genome of Streptacidiphilus sp. PB12-B1b:
AGTTCGGCGGCCATGCCGGGCCACTGGGAGCCCTGTCCGGGGAAGACGAACGCGACCCGGCCGCACTCCCCCTCGCCCTCGACCAGCCCGGGCATGCCCCGGCCGTCCGCGAGGGCGGCGAGCCGCTCCAGGAATCCGTCGGGGTGGTCGGCGACCAGCGCCGCGCGGCGGTTGCCCTGCGCGGCGGCGCGGGACAGGGCGCGGCCGACGTCCGCCGGGTGCCATTCCTGCTGGTCGGGCCGGACGAGGTGGTCGTGCAGGGTGCGTGCGCCGACTGCCAGGGATTCGCTGTCACCGCCGGTCAGCATCCACAGCTGCGGAGATCCGGCACCGGTTCCTTGCGCCATCGTGTTTCAGGGCTCCTTCACGGCAAGTCGGACCATCGGTCGCGGAACCTCCGCACGCCGCCCGGGCTCGTCGGTCGCCGGGCGGGTGGCCGTCAGCGTCAACGCTGCGGCGCGTGGCTACGGCATGTCGCTGCCGCATGTGTCCGGAAGCCGCCGGATGTCCGAGCACCTCTGACGGTCCGTCATCTACCTCTCGCTACCCCTCTGTCCGATCCGCTCCAGCCGCGTCGCCCGTGCGGTCACGGGCACGCCAAGGGCGGGGCCACCTGCCCCGGTGCGCCTCGATCCGCCGGGGGGCGACCACTGCGGGAGCTACGGCACCGATCCTGCCGAAGCCGGATAGCAGCCCAATAGCGCATGCCGCGACAGCCGCCGGCGGCGGTCACGAAAAGCGACGCAGACGGCTATGGGAGGTACAGCAGCCGTTCGGAGAGGTCCGCCAGCAGCGGCTCGGGGACGTCGGCACAGACCGCGAGTTCCTCGGCGAGGGCGAAGCCACCGCGTTCCGCACGCACCCGGACGATGCGCGCGGCCAGCTCTGCCGTGACGCCGGGCAACGCGGCCAGCGTCTCGGCCGGGACGTGGTTGACGTCGACCAGGCCGCCGTCGTCGAACGAGCGGGGCAGGTCCGGGCGGCCGACCCGCAGCTCCCGCGCGAGTGCCGGATCCCGTTGCAGCAGGGCCCTGGCCTGGTTGCGGCGTCCACGGCGCTCCAGGGCCGCGGCGACCGCCGGATCCACCGAGCCGGAGCGGGCCGGGGCGCCGGTGGCGTCCGCGGCGGCGGTCAGGCCGGGGTAGCCAGGACGGACCAGTCGGCCACGGACGGTGAACGTGGACGCCAGGCCGCCGCCGATGAGCAGCAGGATCAGCGCGCCGCCGACCCCGCCCGCCGTTGACCCGTTCGGCGCGTTGAGCAGGACCAGCGCGGACACGGTCAGCGCCAGCGACAGGCCCGTCCCGGCGGCCAGCAGCCGCGAGCGCAGCCGTTGCGCGGCCCAGCCCAGCACGAACACTGTTCCGAGCCCGATGGTCAGCAGCGGCAGCAGCGCCCACAGGACACTGCCCCAGGGGCTGAGTGCTCCGGCCGGGGGGCCGGCGCCGTCCGCCTTGGCCACACCCCCACGCTACGGCCGCCGGGCAGCCCGGACAAGCGTTGCCGGGCTGGTCAGCGGCGTCCCAGAGGGGTCTCGGCGGGGGTCTCGGCCGACCGGGCGCGCGGCTGCTCAAGATGCCCCTCCAGCGGGGGCGACACATACTCGACAGGTGTCGGACCGATTGCCGGTCGGCCAGGGCGCCCCGACGGCGCCCCGCCCGCACCGTCGGCCCGGTCCGCGCCTCGTACCGAGAGGATCGACATGATGGGCGGCTGGCTCCGCGAGGACGACGCGCTCGCGCACATAGCCGGGATCTGTTTCAAGACCGGCCCGCCCCGGCAGACCGGGGTGGAACTGGAGTGGCTGGTGCGCGACGGGCAGGATCCGGCCGCCGCCGTGCCGCTGGAGCGCCTGCAGCACGCCCTGGCCCCGCTCGGCTCCCCGGGCGGCCTGCCGTACGGCGGCCGGATCACCCTGGAGCCGGGCGGCCAGGTGGAGCTCAGCTCCTGCCCGGCCCCCTCCCCGGCGCGATGTCTGGAGCAGACCGCACTGGACATGTCGGTCCTGCGGGCGACCCTGGCCTCGGCCGGGCTGGTCCTGGAGGGCCGGGGCCTGGAGCCCTACCGCACCCCGGAACGGGTGCTGGACCTGCCGCGCTACCAGGCCATGGAGGCGTACTTCGACGCGGCCGGGCCCTGGGGCCGGATGATGATGCGGGCCACCGCATCGGTACAGGTCAATGTGGACGCCGGGGACGAGGGCGACGACACCACCGGCTACCGGTTCCGCTGGGCGCTGCTGCACCGGCTGGGCCCGGTGCTGGTGGCGGCCTTCGCCAACTCCCCGTTGTGGCAGGGCCGGCCCACCGGCTGGGTGTCCACCCGGCAGGCCGTCTGGGCCAACATGGACCCCGGCCGGACCCGTCCGCCGGAGTCCGACGGCGATCCGCGCACGGCATGGGCGCGGTACGCGCTCGATGCCCACCTGCTGTGCCTGCGCCGCTCGGACGGGGCGGCCTGGACCGCGCCGCGGGACATGCCGCTGCGGTCCTGGCTGCGCGATCCGGCGTCGGAGGGCCGGCCCGCCCTCGAGGACGCCGAGTACCACCTGACCACGCTGTTTCCGCCGGTCAGGCCGCGCGGCTATCTGGAGCTGAGGATGATCGACGCCCAGCGCGGCGACGACTGGATGGTGCCCGCACTGCTGGTCACCGCCCTGCTGGACGATCCGGTCGCGGCCCGCGCCGCCTACCGGGCGACCGAGCAGCTCACCGGCGGGCAGGAGCTGCCGCCGTGGCAGATGTGGCTGCACGCCGCCCGTCACGGCCCCGGGGACACCCGGGTCGGCGCCAGTACCCGGGCCTGTTTCAGCGCCGCCTCGGACGCGCTGGCCAGGTCGGGCGCGCCCGAGCCGATGCGGCGGTTGCTGGCGGACTTCGCCCAGCGCTACCCCGAGCTGGGCCGCTGCCCGGCCGACGACGATCTGGACGCCCTGCACCGGGCGGCCAGGACCCAGCTCCCGGAAGGAGCGACGCGATGAGCGACCACCCCACCGTCGCCGACGCCCCGATGGGCGCCGCACCAACGACGGACACCGGCACCGGCAGCGCGACCGCCGCCGGTACCGAACCGCTGCGGAGGCGCGCCCGCGCGGCCCTGGAGACCGCCCGGGCCCGGACCACGCTGCTCACCGACTGCCTGGACGACGCCGGGCTCACCGCCCAGCACTCGCCGCTGATGTCGCCCCTGGTCTGGGATCTGGCGCACATCGGCAACCAGGAGGAGATCTGGCTGGTCCGCGCGGCGGGCGGACGCCCGGCCCTGCGGCCGGAGCTCGATCCGCTGTACGACGCCTTCCAGCACCCGCGCGCCGAACGCCCCGCGCTGCCGCTGCTCACCCCCGAGCAGGCCCGCAACTACACGGCCGAGGTCCGCACCCACGCCCTGGACGTCCTCGACGACCTCGCCCGGGCCGGGCGGAGCGGTGATCCGCTGCTGGAAGGCGGTTTCGTCTTCGGGATGATCGCCCAGCACGAGCAGCAGCACGACGAGACCATGCTCGCCACCCACCAGCTGCGCCAGGGACCACCGGTGCTGCACGCGCCCGCGCCCCCGGCCGCGCCGCCCGACGCGGACGCGCTGCCCCGCGAAGTCCTGGTCCCCGGCGGCCCGTTCACCATGGGCACCTCGGACGACCCGTGGGCGCTGGACAACGAGCGGCCCGCGCACACCGTGGACGTCCCCGCCTTCTGGCTGGACACCACGCCCGTCACCAACGCCCAGTACCAGGAGTTCATCAGCGACGGCGGCTACCGCCAGCCGCACTGGTGGAGCCCGCAGGGCTGGGAGCACTGCCGCCAGGCCGGCTTGGAGGCGCCGCTGTTCTGGCAGCGCGACGGCGACGGCTGGCTGCGCCACCGGTTCGGCCGCACCGAGCCCGTGCCCGGGGAGGAGCCCGTGGTGCACGTCAGCTGGTACGAGGCCGACGCCTACGCGCGGTGGGCCGGACGCCGACTGCCGACCGAGGCCGAGTGGGAGAAGGCCGCCCGCCACGACAGCGCCAAAGGCCTTACCCGGCGCTACCCGTGGGGTGACGACGACCCGCAGCCGCAGCATGCCAACCTCGGCCAGCGCCACCTGCAACCGGCGCCGGCGGGCAGCCACCCGGACGGCGCGGCGCCCTGCGGGGCGCGTCAACTCCTGGGCGACGTCTGGGAGTGGACCTCCACCGACTTCACCGGCTACCCGGGTTTCACCGCCTTCCCCTACCGGGAGTACTCCGAGGTCTTCTTCGACGGCGGCTACAAGGTGCTGCGCGGCGGCTCGTTCGGCACCGACCCGGTCGCCTGCCGGGCGACCTTCCGCAACTGGGACTATCCGATCCGCCGTCAGATCTTCTCCGGACTGCGCACCGCCCGCGACCCGGACGGCGACTGATGTGTCGTCATCTCGCCTACCTGGGGCCCGAGGTGTCCCTGGCCGAGCTGCTGACCGCGCCCGCGCACGGACTGTTCCGGCAGTCCTGGGAACCGCGCAGGCAGCAGTACGGGACGGTCAACGCGGACGGCTACGGCATCGGCTGGTACCCCCCGGGCCCGGACCGGACCCCGGCCCGCTACCGGCGCTCGGTGCCGATCTGGGCCGATCCCGACCTGCCCGACCTGGCCCGCACCCTGCGCAGCGGCGCGGTGCTGGCCGCCGTGCGCGACGCCACCCCGGGCACTGCCCTGGACGCCTCCGCCAACGCCCCCTTCCGCACCGGGCGGTGGCTGTTCAGCCACAACGGGGCGGTCCAGGACTGGCGGCGGCTGCCGGAGGACACCGGCACGCTGCTGCCGTCCGCCGCGCTGCTCGGCCTGGAGGCGGCCAGCGATTCGGCCCTGCTCTGGGTGCTGGTCCACGAACGGCTCGCCGCAGGCGAACCACCGGACGCCGCGCTCGCCGCGGTCGTCCGGATGGCAGCCGCGGTACGCCCGCAGGCCCGGCTCAACCTGCTGCTCACCGACGGCCAGGCGATCGCCGCCACCCGCTGGGGCGACAGCCTGTGGTACCGGGCCGGAGCGGGCCGGGTCGTCGTCGCCTCCGAGCCCGACGACGACTCCCCCGTCGAGACCGACGACGCGGACGCCTGGCACGAAGTGCCGCAGCGCTGCGCCCTGTTGGCCACCCCGGCCTCGGTCCGCACCATCCCGCTTTCCCCTGTGGCCCACCGGCCCGTCGAGGAGAGGACCGCTTTCCGATGACCCCCACCTTCACCCTGGAAAACCGTCTGCCCGCCGACTACTTCACCGAGGCGCTGCGGTCCGACGCACTGCACGGCCTGACCGCGCACCCCAAGTCTCTGCCGCCGACCTGGTTCTACGACGCCCACGGCAGCGACCTCTTCGAACAGATCACCGCCCTGCCGGAGTACTACCCCACCCGCACCGAGCACGGCATCCTGACCGCCAGGGCGCCCGAGATCGCCGCGGCCGTCCACGCCCGCACCCTGGTCGAGCTGGGCTCGGGCTCGTCGGTGAAGACCCGGCTGCTGCTGGACGCCATGCTGGCGGCCGGTCCGCTGCGCGAGTACGTGCCGGTGGACGTCAGCGAGAGCGCGCTGCGGCAGGCCGCGAAGGGGCTGGGCCAGAGCTATCCGGATCTGGGCGTGCACGCCCTGGTCGCCGACTTCCACCAGCACCTGGGGCTGGCCGGCACCCGGGGCCCGAGGCTGCTGGCCTTCCTGGGCGGCACCATCGGCAATCTGCTGCCCGAGGCCCGGGCCGCGTTCCTGGCCAGGGTCGCCGCCGAACTGGAGCCGGGCGATGCCCTGCTGCTGGGCACGGACCTGGTCAAGGACCCGGCCACGCTGGTCGCCGCATACGACGACTCGGCCGGGGTGACCGCCGAGTTCAACAAGAACGTGCTGTCGGTGCTCGACCACGGCCTGGATGCCGACTTCGCGCCCGACGACTTCCGCCATGTGGCGGTGTGGGACGCCGAGCACGAGTGGATCGAGATGCGGCTGCGTGCCCTGCACCCGCTCAGCGTGAAGGTCCGCGAGCTTGATCTGGTGGTCTTCTTCGAGGAGGGCGAGGACCTGCACACCGAGACCTCCGCCAAGTTCCGCGAGCAGGGCGTGCGGGACGAGCTGCAGCGCGCCGGGCTGACCCTGCGGCACTGGTGGACCGACCCGGCCGAGCAGTACGCACTCAGCCTCTCCTTCCCGGCCGGGGGCTGACCCGGCCCGAAACGCGTCAGGCCCGCGACCGGCCGGGGCTACAGGCCCTGCTGGATCTGGTGCAGCCGCCGCTCGGCGGCCAGCAGGCCCCGGCCGCCCGCGCCGGGGACGGTGCGGCGCAGCGCCAGCAGGCCGGGGCCGAGCTGGGCGGCGGTGCGCCGGTCCGTCACCCGGGCCCAGCAGGCATGGGCGTTGTCGACGGCGGCCCGGACCTCGGCGTCGTCCGGGCCCTGGAAGCCGAGCCGGTCCTCGGCGGCGGTCAGCCACAGCTCCGCGGCGGCGGCCGGGGCGCCGCCGAGGTGGGCCAGGTGGGCGCGGGCCTCGCGGGCGGTGACGGCCGGGGCGGAGTGCGCGCCGCTGCCGCGCGCCGCCAGCTCCTCCGCCTCCCGGGCCAGTCGTCCGGCCCGCTCCAGCTCCCCGGCCTGGCAGGCGGCGACGCTGGCGGCCAGCAGTTCCTCGGTCGTCCGCCGCTGCTGCGGCATCCCGCCCGCGAACAGCGGCCCGTCGAGCGCCGGCCCCCTCAGCACCGCCTGCGGAAACACCGGGGCGGGCGGTGCTGCCGGGGCCGCTGCCGCGAAGGGCGTGTACGCCGAGCTGAGTACCACGGCGCGGTCCGGCAGCCGGGCGGTGCTGACCGCCAGCTGGTGCAGGTCGGCCAGGGTGCTCCGGCCGGTGGAGCGGCGCAGCAGGTCGACCAGGGAGCGGGTGTAGGGCGCGGCGACGCCCTCGGCGGCCGTCTTCGGCGGGCTGATCTGGCCCCACACCGGGACGCCGCTGGTCAGCGCGGCGCCGCCGTCGAGTGCCAGGGCGTTCCAGGCGTCCTTGTCGGCGATCAGGTCGGCGAGGACGGTGGTGCTGCCGGGCGGGCGCTGTCCGAGCTCGGTCGCCAGCCAGCTCCAGGGCATGCCGGTGTAGCGGGCGTTATCCGGCCGGGAGCGGGCCAGGGCCAGGTGCAGTTCCCGCTGGCGCCGGTCGGCGGTCAGTGCGCCGACCAGGGCGACCAGCAGCGGTCCGGCGGCGGCGGCTGCCGTGCGCAGGTAGCCGAGCAGCGCCTGGGGTTCGGCGGGGTCGGCCAGTTGCACGGTGTCGACGGGCAGGTCGCCGCCCAGCAGGGCCGCGCTGGGCACGGTCGCCAGCAGCGCCAAGCTCGCCTCGGGGCGGGTGAGTTGGCTTCGGCGGCCGCCAGGCGCGCCTCCGATCAGGAGTATGTGCCCGCGCGGTGTCCCGCTCTGTGTGGTCTCGGCCCCGTTCAACTGCATGGGCAGCACGCTACCCGCAGACCTGGGCTGGCGGCGGGAGCAGGGGCCCCGGACACGGAGTGCGCTGCCGCGCCGGGTTGCCGCGCTTGGACGGGGGTGAACTCGTAGGCTGGGACGGCACTCACGCATTGTCAGCCAGTCCAGGCAGTTCAGGGATCCAAGGAGCAGTCACGCATGGCAACGACTCGCACGGCAGCAACCCACTGGGAAGGCAACCTGCTCAAGGGCAAGGGCACGGTCGCCCTGGAGTCCTCCAAGATCGGCGTCTACGACGTGAGCTGGGCGTCGCGTTCGGAGCAGCCGAACGGCCAGACCAGCCCGGAGGAGCTGATCGCGGCGGCCCACTCGTCCTGCTACTCGATGGCGTTCTCGCACGGCCTGGCCGGGCAGGGCCACACGGTGGAGGCCCTGGACACCCGCGCCGAGGTGACCTTTCAGCCGGGTGAGGGCATCACTGCCATCCACCTGACCGTCAAGGCCCGCGTCCCGGGCCTGTCGGAGGCGGACTTCCAGGCCGCGGCGCTGGACGCCAAGGCCAACTGCCCGGTCAGCCAGGCGCTCGCGGGCGTCAAGAACATCACGCTGGACGCCGAGCTGGTCTAGCACCCGGTCCGGGCGCAGCACTGCGGTCCCGGTGGGCGGTCAACCGCCTGCCGGGGCCGGTCGTCCACCGAGGCCGGTCGCCTGCCCGGGGTCAGTGGCCTGCCGGGGCCAGGGCCGCGTCCAGGACGCGGGACCACTCGCGGATGATGCCGCGCCGCCTGCGGCTGTCGTCGGTCAGCAGGTTGGCCAGGCCGAGGCCACGTGCCATGTCCAGGGTGGCCTGGATGATCTCGCGTACGCCGGGGGCGGTCTCGTCCACGCCGAGCAGTTCGACGGCGGCCTGGTGCACCTTGCGTCCGGTGCGCGCCTCCAGCGGGACGACCAGTTCGCGCAGGTGCGGGTCGGAGGAGGCGGCCACCCACAGTTCCAGGGCGGCGCGGAACGGCACGCCGGTGAACCAGCTGACGATCAGCTCCACCACCGCCTCGGTGCGCAGTCCGCCGGCGGGCGGGGCGAGCGCGTCCAGCTCGCGTTGGATGCCGGCAGTGCGGGATTCGGTGAGGTGGGCGACGGCGGCGGTGGTCAGCGCCTCCCGGGTGGGGAAGTGGTGCTGCGCGGCCCCCCGGGAGACCCCGGCGCGCTCGGCGACCACGGTGACGGTGGTGCCGGTCCAGCCGAACTCGACCAGGCATTCGACCGCCGCCTCCAGCAGCCGCTGCCGGGTGGCCCGGCTGCGGTCCTGCTGCGGCGCCCGGTGCCCGGCCGCCGTTCCGGGAGCGGCTTCCGGAGCGGCTTCGGGATCGGCGGAGTGTCCGGGGGCGGTGCGGCTGGGCATGGCCCCATTATGGCGTCCCATGATCGGTACGGCTTCCAGTACGCCTTCCGGCACGGCTTCTAGTACGACTTCGGCATGCCGAGTGTGGACTGGGCGACGAAGTTGAGGATCATCTCCCGGCTGACCGGCGCGATCCGGGCGACCCGGGCCGCGGCCAGCAGCGTGGCCAGGCCGTACTCGCTGGCCAGGCCGTTGCCGCCGTGGGTCTGCAGGGCCTGGTCCACGGCCCGGATGCTGGCCTCGGCGGCGGCGTACTTGGCCATGTTGGCGGCCTCGGCCGCGCCGGTGTCGTCGCCCGCGTCGTAGAGCCCGGCCGCCTTCTGCATCATCAGCCGGGCCAGCTCCACCTCGATGGCGATCTGCGCCAGCGGGTGCGCCACGCCCTGGTGGGTGGCGATGGGCGCGCCGCCGAAGACGCTGCGCTGTTTGGCGTAGTCGACGGCGCGTTCCAGGGCGTAGCGGCCGATGCCGACGGCGAGCGCGGAGGCCATGATCCGCTCGGGGTTGAGTCCGGCGAAGAGCTGGGCGAGCGCGGCGTCCTCCTCACCGATCAGGGCCTCGGCGGGCAGCCGGACGCCGTCCAGGACAATGCCGAACTGCCGTTCGGCCATGACCACGTCCATGTCGATCGGGCTGGCCCGGAAGCCGGGGGCGTCGGTGGGGACGGCGAACAGGACGGGCTTGAGCCGGCCGGTGCGGGTGTCCTCGGTCCGGCCGACGATGAGCACGTGGTTGGCCTGGTCCACGCCGGAGATGTAGACCTTGCTGCCGGAGAGCACCCAGTCGCCGCCGTCGCGCCGGGCGGTGGTGGTGATCCGGTGGGAGTTGGAGCCGGCCTCGGACTCGGTGATGCCGAACGCCATGATGGCGGAGCCGTCGGCGATGCCGGGCAGCCAGCGCTGCTTCTGCTGCTCGGTGCCGTAGCGGGATATGACGGTGCCACAGATGGCGGGCGAGACCACCAGCATCAGCAGGCCGCATCCGGCCGCGCTCAACTCCTCCTGCACAATGGCGAGTTCGTACATGCCACCGCCACCGCCGCCGTATTCCACCGGCAGGTTGACGCCGGTGAAGCCCAGTTTGCCGGTCTCCTGCCAGAGTTCGCGCAGCGGCTCGTGGCGGCGGGCCCGGGCGTTGGCGTACGCGAAGCCGTAGCGGCGGCCCAACTGGGCGACGGCGGCCCGCAGATCGCGCTGCTGCTCGGTCTCGGTGAAGTTCACGGCTGCCCCTTCGAAGAGGTGGAGGTGTCCGGGAGTTCGGGGGTGCGGACGACACCGAGGCGGGCGCCCGCCTCGACCTGGCGCCCGACCTCGACCAGGAGTTCGGTGAGCACGCCGTCGGTCGGGGCGTCGATCCGGTGCTGCATCTTCATGGCCTCCAGCCACAGCAGCGGCTGACCGGCCGTCACCGGCTCGCCCGGCCGCACGGCCAGCCGGACCACCGTTCCGGGCATGGGCGCCAGCAGCGAGCCCGGCTCGGTCTGCGCCTCCGGGTCCGGGAAGCGGTCCACGGCTGCCAGCACCACTGGCCCGAGCGCCGAGTCGACGTACACCTGCCGCCCGTGCCGGGCGACGGCGAAGCTGCGGCGGACCCCGGCGACGGCCAGCACGACCTGGTCCGGCGCGGCCCGCAGCAGCTCCACGCCCGGGTGGCTCTCGGCGTCCAGGCCCGCCCGGGTGTGCCGGTAGCCGACGGACAGCTCCCCGTCCGGGCCGGTGTAGAGGGTGCGCTGCGGCTGCGAGGGGACGTTGCGCCAGCCCGGGGGCAGGCCGCGCTGCACCGGCGCGGCGGCGCGCCGCCCGGCGGCCTCGGCCAGCGCGGCGGCCAGGGCGGAGAGCCGGACCGCGTCCTTGTCGGCGAGCGGCTCGGCCAGGACGTCCGGGCCGTGCCGGTCCAGGAAGGCCGTGTCGGTCTCCCCGGCCAGGAACGCCGGGTGCCGCACCACCCGGACCAGCAGCTCCCGGTTGGTGGCCGGGCCGTGCAGCTCGGCGCGGGCCAGCGCCCGGGCCAGCATGGCGGCGGCCTCGGCCCGGCTGGGCGCGCAGGCGATGACCTTGGCCAGCATGGGGTCGTAGTGGATGCCCACCTCGGAGCCGTCGGCCACCCCGGAGTCCAGCCGCAGCCCCTGACCGGCCGGTACGGCGAACTCGGCGGCGACGCCGGGGATCCGGATGCGGTGCAGGGTGCCGCTCTGCGGCTGCCAGCCCGCCGCCGGGTCCTCCGCGTACAGCCGGGCCTCGATGGCGTGGCCCGTGCGGGCCGGGGGCTCGGGCGGCAGCGCGGCCCCCTCGGCGATCAGCAGCTGCCAGTGGACCAGGTCCAGGCCGGTGGTGCACTCGGTGACCGGGTGCTCCACCTGCAGCCGGGTGTTCATCTCCAGGAAGAAGAACCGGCCGGAGTCGTCGGCCAGGAACTCGACCGTGCCCGCGCCGACGTAGCCGACCGCCAGCGCCGCCCGGCGGGAGGCCTCGAACAGCTCGGCGCGCATCTGCGGCAGCCGTTCGACCAGCGGGGAGGGCGCCTCCTCGATCACCTTCTGGTGCCGCCGCTGGATGGAGCACTCGCGTTCGCCGACCGCCCACACCGTGCCGTGCCGGTCGGCCAGGACCTGCACCTCGATATGGTGCCCGGTCGGCAGGTAGGGCTCGCAGAACACGGTCGGGTCGCCGAACGCGGACGCGGCCTCGGCCCGGGCCGCCTCCAGCTCGCCGGGCAGCTCGGCCAGGCTGCGCACCACCCGCATGCCGCGTCCGCCGCCGCCCGCCGACGCCTTGACCAGCACCGGCAGATCCGCCTCGGTGAGGTCGGCCGGGTCCTGCTCGGCGAGAACGGGCACCCCGGCGGCGGCCATCAGCCGCTTGGCCTCGATCTTGCTGCCCATGGCGGCCACGGCCTGCGGCGGCGGACCGATCCACACCAGTCCGGCGTCGATCACCGCCTGGGCGAAGTCGGCGTTCTCGGACAGGAAGCCGTAGCCGGGGTGGACGGCGTCCGCCCCGGCCCGCAGCGCGGCGTCC
Proteins encoded in this window:
- a CDS encoding OsmC family protein, which codes for MATTRTAATHWEGNLLKGKGTVALESSKIGVYDVSWASRSEQPNGQTSPEELIAAAHSSCYSMAFSHGLAGQGHTVEALDTRAEVTFQPGEGITAIHLTVKARVPGLSEADFQAAALDAKANCPVSQALAGVKNITLDAELV
- the egtC gene encoding ergothioneine biosynthesis protein EgtC, producing the protein MCRHLAYLGPEVSLAELLTAPAHGLFRQSWEPRRQQYGTVNADGYGIGWYPPGPDRTPARYRRSVPIWADPDLPDLARTLRSGAVLAAVRDATPGTALDASANAPFRTGRWLFSHNGAVQDWRRLPEDTGTLLPSAALLGLEAASDSALLWVLVHERLAAGEPPDAALAAVVRMAAAVRPQARLNLLLTDGQAIAATRWGDSLWYRAGAGRVVVASEPDDDSPVETDDADAWHEVPQRCALLATPASVRTIPLSPVAHRPVEERTAFR
- a CDS encoding biotin carboxylase N-terminal domain-containing protein, whose translation is MTDTPSAAAAAAGDRPGPAALGPARPIGSVLVANRGEIARRVFRTARETGRSTVAVYSDADAPAPHAAEADAAVRLPGSAPADTYLRADLLVDAALRAGADAVHPGYGFLSENADFAQAVIDAGLVWIGPPPQAVAAMGSKIEAKRLMAAAGVPVLAEQDPADLTEADLPVLVKASAGGGGRGMRVVRSLAELPGELEAARAEAASAFGDPTVFCEPYLPTGHHIEVQVLADRHGTVWAVGERECSIQRRHQKVIEEAPSPLVERLPQMRAELFEASRRAALAVGYVGAGTVEFLADDSGRFFFLEMNTRLQVEHPVTECTTGLDLVHWQLLIAEGAALPPEPPARTGHAIEARLYAEDPAAGWQPQSGTLHRIRIPGVAAEFAVPAGQGLRLDSGVADGSEVGIHYDPMLAKVIACAPSRAEAAAMLARALARAELHGPATNRELLVRVVRHPAFLAGETDTAFLDRHGPDVLAEPLADKDAVRLSALAAALAEAAGRRAAAPVQRGLPPGWRNVPSQPQRTLYTGPDGELSVGYRHTRAGLDAESHPGVELLRAAPDQVVLAVAGVRRSFAVARHGRQVYVDSALGPVVLAAVDRFPDPEAQTEPGSLLAPMPGTVVRLAVRPGEPVTAGQPLLWLEAMKMQHRIDAPTDGVLTELLVEVGRQVEAGARLGVVRTPELPDTSTSSKGQP
- a CDS encoding helix-hairpin-helix domain-containing protein; protein product: MAKADGAGPPAGALSPWGSVLWALLPLLTIGLGTVFVLGWAAQRLRSRLLAAGTGLSLALTVSALVLLNAPNGSTAGGVGGALILLLIGGGLASTFTVRGRLVRPGYPGLTAAADATGAPARSGSVDPAVAAALERRGRRNQARALLQRDPALARELRVGRPDLPRSFDDGGLVDVNHVPAETLAALPGVTAELAARIVRVRAERGGFALAEELAVCADVPEPLLADLSERLLYLP
- the egtD gene encoding L-histidine N(alpha)-methyltransferase; the protein is MTPTFTLENRLPADYFTEALRSDALHGLTAHPKSLPPTWFYDAHGSDLFEQITALPEYYPTRTEHGILTARAPEIAAAVHARTLVELGSGSSVKTRLLLDAMLAAGPLREYVPVDVSESALRQAAKGLGQSYPDLGVHALVADFHQHLGLAGTRGPRLLAFLGGTIGNLLPEARAAFLARVAAELEPGDALLLGTDLVKDPATLVAAYDDSAGVTAEFNKNVLSVLDHGLDADFAPDDFRHVAVWDAEHEWIEMRLRALHPLSVKVRELDLVVFFEEGEDLHTETSAKFREQGVRDELQRAGLTLRHWWTDPAEQYALSLSFPAGG
- the egtA gene encoding ergothioneine biosynthesis glutamate--cysteine ligase EgtA, translating into MGGWLREDDALAHIAGICFKTGPPRQTGVELEWLVRDGQDPAAAVPLERLQHALAPLGSPGGLPYGGRITLEPGGQVELSSCPAPSPARCLEQTALDMSVLRATLASAGLVLEGRGLEPYRTPERVLDLPRYQAMEAYFDAAGPWGRMMMRATASVQVNVDAGDEGDDTTGYRFRWALLHRLGPVLVAAFANSPLWQGRPTGWVSTRQAVWANMDPGRTRPPESDGDPRTAWARYALDAHLLCLRRSDGAAWTAPRDMPLRSWLRDPASEGRPALEDAEYHLTTLFPPVRPRGYLELRMIDAQRGDDWMVPALLVTALLDDPVAARAAYRATEQLTGGQELPPWQMWLHAARHGPGDTRVGASTRACFSAASDALARSGAPEPMRRLLADFAQRYPELGRCPADDDLDALHRAARTQLPEGATR
- a CDS encoding acyl-CoA dehydrogenase family protein codes for the protein MNFTETEQQRDLRAAVAQLGRRYGFAYANARARRHEPLRELWQETGKLGFTGVNLPVEYGGGGGGMYELAIVQEELSAAGCGLLMLVVSPAICGTVISRYGTEQQKQRWLPGIADGSAIMAFGITESEAGSNSHRITTTARRDGGDWVLSGSKVYISGVDQANHVLIVGRTEDTRTGRLKPVLFAVPTDAPGFRASPIDMDVVMAERQFGIVLDGVRLPAEALIGEEDAALAQLFAGLNPERIMASALAVGIGRYALERAVDYAKQRSVFGGAPIATHQGVAHPLAQIAIEVELARLMMQKAAGLYDAGDDTGAAEAANMAKYAAAEASIRAVDQALQTHGGNGLASEYGLATLLAAARVARIAPVSREMILNFVAQSTLGMPKSY
- a CDS encoding TetR/AcrR family transcriptional regulator, with the translated sequence MPSRTAPGHSADPEAAPEAAPGTAAGHRAPQQDRSRATRQRLLEAAVECLVEFGWTGTTVTVVAERAGVSRGAAQHHFPTREALTTAAVAHLTESRTAGIQRELDALAPPAGGLRTEAVVELIVSWFTGVPFRAALELWVAASSDPHLRELVVPLEARTGRKVHQAAVELLGVDETAPGVREIIQATLDMARGLGLANLLTDDSRRRRGIIREWSRVLDAALAPAGH
- the egtB gene encoding ergothioneine biosynthesis protein EgtB — its product is MSDHPTVADAPMGAAPTTDTGTGSATAAGTEPLRRRARAALETARARTTLLTDCLDDAGLTAQHSPLMSPLVWDLAHIGNQEEIWLVRAAGGRPALRPELDPLYDAFQHPRAERPALPLLTPEQARNYTAEVRTHALDVLDDLARAGRSGDPLLEGGFVFGMIAQHEQQHDETMLATHQLRQGPPVLHAPAPPAAPPDADALPREVLVPGGPFTMGTSDDPWALDNERPAHTVDVPAFWLDTTPVTNAQYQEFISDGGYRQPHWWSPQGWEHCRQAGLEAPLFWQRDGDGWLRHRFGRTEPVPGEEPVVHVSWYEADAYARWAGRRLPTEAEWEKAARHDSAKGLTRRYPWGDDDPQPQHANLGQRHLQPAPAGSHPDGAAPCGARQLLGDVWEWTSTDFTGYPGFTAFPYREYSEVFFDGGYKVLRGGSFGTDPVACRATFRNWDYPIRRQIFSGLRTARDPDGD